The following coding sequences lie in one Halorarum halophilum genomic window:
- a CDS encoding DUF7384 family protein: MSDRRERSPERGVSDGPDPSPARVVADADVLAADLLVGGAAREALDHLRRHSWTTLVASDPVLADAEAVVADLADASLAADWRERVEAWRESVDHPADDHPALASAYRGGAMHVLSFDERLTGSRAAVGLNDRFPVSVREPKVFATLFDAESLYEEVVGEDYPGPDGDPRK, translated from the coding sequence ATGAGTGACCGGCGGGAACGGTCACCGGAACGGGGGGTAAGCGACGGGCCGGACCCCTCACCGGCGCGCGTCGTCGCGGACGCGGACGTGCTCGCGGCCGACCTGCTGGTCGGCGGCGCTGCGCGGGAGGCGCTGGATCACCTCCGACGACACTCGTGGACGACGCTCGTCGCGAGTGACCCGGTGCTGGCGGACGCCGAGGCCGTCGTGGCTGACCTGGCCGACGCGTCGCTCGCGGCGGACTGGCGCGAGCGCGTCGAGGCCTGGCGCGAGTCGGTCGACCACCCGGCGGACGACCACCCGGCGCTCGCCTCGGCGTACCGGGGCGGCGCGATGCACGTCCTCTCGTTCGACGAGCGACTCACCGGCTCGCGAGCGGCCGTGGGGCTGAACGACCGCTTCCCGGTGAGCGTCCGCGAGCCGAAGGTGTTCGCGACGCTGTTCGACGCGGAGAGTCTCTACGAGGAGGTGGTTGGCGAGGACTACCCGGGACCGGACGGAGACCCTCGGAAATAG
- a CDS encoding non-canonical purine NTP pyrophosphatase encodes MLRYVTTNDGKVREAREYLGDGVEQLDFDYTEVQADDLGPIAAHGAREAYRHAGEPVLVDDAGLFIDGFDGFPGPYSAFVEDTLGVGAVQRLAARELDDERRAAFDCTLAYCDGDEFDATPDPVDRDDRVAAAATGAERDEQEGRALPVKLFTGTVRGRIVEPRGDGGFGYDPIFEHDGRTFAEMNAEEKNAVSHRGRALEKFAEWFQERSD; translated from the coding sequence ATGCTCCGGTACGTCACGACGAACGACGGGAAGGTGCGCGAGGCCCGCGAGTACCTCGGCGACGGCGTCGAACAGCTGGACTTCGACTACACCGAGGTGCAGGCCGACGACCTCGGTCCCATCGCCGCCCACGGCGCCCGCGAGGCGTACCGCCACGCCGGCGAACCGGTCCTCGTCGACGACGCGGGGCTGTTCATCGACGGCTTCGACGGCTTCCCCGGCCCGTACTCCGCGTTCGTGGAGGACACCCTCGGCGTCGGGGCCGTCCAGCGACTCGCCGCCAGGGAACTCGACGACGAGCGCCGGGCCGCGTTCGACTGCACGCTGGCCTACTGCGACGGCGACGAGTTCGACGCGACCCCCGACCCGGTCGACCGCGACGACCGCGTCGCCGCCGCGGCCACGGGCGCCGAGCGGGACGAACAGGAGGGGCGGGCGCTCCCGGTCAAACTGTTCACCGGCACCGTCCGCGGTCGGATCGTGGAACCCCGCGGCGACGGCGGCTTCGGCTACGACCCCATCTTCGAGCACGACGGGAGGACGTTCGCGGAGATGAACGCCGAGGAGAAGAACGCGGTCTCCCACCGCGGTCGGGCACTGGAGAAGTTCGCCGAGTGGTTTCAGGAGCGCAGCGACTGA
- a CDS encoding DUF7119 family protein, with the protein MSREPPADREAAVGDPVVRGDPEITGERADTAVGFDPEDEESLAEAAETVARFATDEVGDDDNVLMLRGAAACAALVRGTGSYKAAAERASEHTDEGVDVPVSFIRKWARVHDLPQAIRRHVARGELAPTAAKHIARTAGEARFALAWAALDADLTVREIRSLASDVNDGTPAEAALRSQGIPLGRIEVDLPFETYRLLRAQASLENRDPGEVLAEALDVYRSE; encoded by the coding sequence ATGTCCCGCGAGCCTCCGGCGGACCGCGAGGCGGCCGTCGGCGACCCCGTGGTTCGGGGCGACCCCGAGATCACGGGCGAGCGCGCCGACACGGCCGTGGGGTTCGACCCGGAGGACGAGGAGAGCCTCGCCGAGGCGGCCGAGACGGTCGCACGCTTCGCCACCGACGAGGTCGGCGACGACGACAACGTGCTCATGCTCCGCGGCGCGGCCGCGTGTGCGGCCCTCGTCAGGGGGACCGGCTCGTACAAGGCCGCCGCGGAGCGCGCGAGCGAACACACCGACGAGGGGGTCGACGTGCCCGTCTCGTTCATCCGGAAGTGGGCGCGCGTCCACGACCTCCCGCAGGCCATCCGCCGACACGTCGCCCGCGGGGAACTGGCGCCCACCGCCGCGAAACACATCGCCCGGACCGCCGGCGAGGCCCGGTTCGCGCTCGCCTGGGCGGCGCTCGACGCCGACCTCACCGTCAGGGAGATCCGCTCGCTCGCCTCCGACGTGAACGACGGGACGCCCGCCGAGGCCGCGCTCCGGAGCCAGGGCATCCCGCTCGGCCGCATCGAGGTCGACCTCCCGTTCGAGACGTACCGACTGCTCCGCGCGCAGGCGTCCCTCGAGAACCGCGACCCCGGCGAGGTGCTCGCCGAAGCGCTCGACGTCTACCGATCCGAGTAG
- a CDS encoding DsrE family protein, which yields MQTVFHLITGDPDQQQTALTLAENLSEDDTVDMDDIVVLAQADGIEPVRAGGSDADRVKSLQEKGIAFSACGNTLEMKGMEESDLVDDVDVVPSGVGELTRLQDEGYAYIRP from the coding sequence ATGCAAACAGTCTTCCACCTCATCACCGGCGACCCGGACCAGCAGCAGACGGCGCTGACCCTCGCGGAGAACCTCTCGGAGGACGACACCGTCGACATGGACGACATCGTCGTGCTGGCCCAGGCCGACGGCATCGAACCGGTCAGGGCCGGCGGTTCCGACGCGGACCGCGTGAAGTCGCTCCAGGAGAAGGGGATCGCCTTCAGCGCCTGCGGTAACACCCTCGAGATGAAAGGGATGGAGGAGTCCGACCTCGTCGACGACGTCGACGTGGTTCCCTCGGGGGTCGGGGAGCTCACCCGCCTGCAGGACGAGGGGTACGCGTACATCAGGCCTTAG